A genomic window from Scomber scombrus chromosome 18, fScoSco1.1, whole genome shotgun sequence includes:
- the ramp2 gene encoding receptor activity-modifying protein 2 — MTATSFSLMFSGCFVTLLIWAGHTTVFCLVAENVATQRATTVGYESTRMMNNTTYGFTNLSSGCGNSSHCVHYCDFCSGVEPIMDCLPHLLSNCVRKFETAMESLNSTDWCIWSNVNSLYSNLSICTEDISDCLLIPWPNQLVELLFVQIHSIYFKDCPTEELRDPPPVIVFALVITPICLIPAMVSLVVLKTKNGDGSS; from the exons ATGACAGCCACCAGTTTCTCTCTAATGTTTTCTGGATGTTTTGTGACTCTGCTCATCTGGG CAGGGCACACAACAGTGTTTTGTCTGGTTGCTGAAAATGTAGCGACGCAACGAGCCACTACAGTAg GGTATGAATCAACAAGGATGATGAATA atACCACTTATGGATTCACTAACTTGTCATCTG GTTGCGGGAATTCTAGCCACTGTGTGCATTATTGTGACTTCTGTTCTGGGGTAGAACCAATAATGGATTGTCTTCCCCATTTGTTGAGTAATTGTGTCAGGAAATTTGAAACTGCAATGGAATCACTAAACAGCACTGACTGGTGCATTTGGAGTAATGTGAACAG TCTCTATAGTAACTTGAGCATTTGCACAGAGGATATATCTGACTGTCTCCTGATCCCATGGCCCAACCAACTGGTGGAACTTCTTTTTGTGCAAATACACTCCATCTATTTCAAGGATTGTCCCACAGAGGAGCTACGTGACCCACCACCAGTCATTGTCTTTGCCCTGGTGATAACTCCCATCTGCCTGATTCCTGCTATGGTTAGCCTGGTGGTGCTCAAAACCAAGAATGGGGATGGAAGCTCCTGA
- the ezh1 gene encoding histone-lysine N-methyltransferase EZH1 isoform X1 gives MEETAAETAASTTGATPPTPRPQPSSYAPSRSLLEWRRRVKSEYMRLRQLKRLKKAEEVKTLFMSNRQKIEQQTNLLNEDWSNLRIQSIPLSTSSGAAANKKMCTVEFGFPGFKAQAIATRSLSTVAGIPFMYSWSPLQHNFMVEDETFLHNIPYMGDEVLEQDEAFLEELIDNYDGVHGDREGGFISDEIFKQLVEALSQYSDHEEEDEEEAVAVAVTEAAGKKEEERAMRRSSVEGSEETKAGTVAFIRRKRRNTTEARDLTGSKKIPNDTIFTAIASMFPYKGTMEELKEKYKDLLEPPSPIKLPPLCTPNLDGPFAKSVQREQSLHSFHTLFCRRCFKYDCFLHPFHASPNVYKRKNKEIRIETEPCGVDCFMLQKGAKEFVDQNMLRSQRSRKRRRQQRATNSSCPGPSGSAEESKEAESDHETTSSSVCVCMCMHDTEGNSRCQTPTKLRPGDDDGEQQACCVVQWSGAEESLFRVLHGTYFNNFCSIARLIGTKNCKEVYEFAVKEVLIHRVPIEDGGISPQKKKRKHRLWAKIQLKKDNSSNQVYNYQPCDHPDHPCDSSCPCVITQNFCEKFCQCEHECQNRFPGCRCKTQCNTKQCPCYLAVRECDPDLCMTCGAAEHWDTSVVSCKNCSIQRGLKKHLLLAPSDVAGWGTFIKESVQKNEFISEYCGELISQDEADRRGRIYDKYMSSFLFNLNNDFVVDATRKGNKIRFANHSVNPNCYAKVVMVNGDHRIGIFAKRAILQGEELFFDYRYSQADALKYVGIEREVDMT, from the exons ATGGAGGAAACAGCTGCTGAAACGGCAGCCTCTACCACTGGTGCCACCCCACCAACCCCAAGACCTCAGCCTTCCTCCTATGCACCCTCCCGCAGTCTGCTGGAGTGGAGACGGAGGGTCAAATCTGAGTATATGCGCCTTCGCCAGTTAAAACGCCTTAAAAAAGCAGAGGAGGTCAAG ACCCTGTTTATGTCCAACAGGCAAAAGATTGAGCAACAGACAAATCTCCTGAATGAAGATTGGTCCAACCTCAGGATTCAGTCCATCCCTTTGTCAACTTCAAGTGGAGCTGCGGCCAACAAGAag ATGTGTACAGTGGAGTTTGGCTTCCCAGGATTCAAAGCTCAAGCCATTGCCACGAGATCATTGTCAACAGTGGCAGGAATCCCCTTTATGTACTCCTGGTCACCTCTGCAGCACAACTTCATG gTAGAGGATGAGACGTTCCTTCACAACATTCCATACATGGGTGATGAGGTGCTGGAGCAGGACGAGGCCTTCCTGGAGGAACTCATTGACAACTATGATGGTGTCCATGGTGACAGAG AGGGGGGTTTTATCAGCGACGAGATCTTTAAACAGCTGGTGGAGGCCTTGAGCCAGTACTCTGACCAtgaggaagaggacgaggaggaagcAGTGGCGGTGGCGGTGACAGAGGCGgcgggaaagaaggaggaagagagagcgatGAGGAGGAGTTCAGTGGAGGGTTCAGAAGAGACTAAAGCTGGGACTGTGGCGTTCAtcagaaggaagaggaggaacacTACTGAGG CGAGGGACCTGACCGGCAGCAAGAAGATCCCCAATGATACGATATTTACAGCCATCGCCTCAATGTTCCCTTACAAGGGCACCATGGAGGAGCTGAAGGAAAA GTACAAGGACCTCCTGGAGCCCCCTAGCCCAATCAAGCTGCCCCCCCTCTGCACCCCCAACCTAGATGGACCCTTTGCTAAGTCTGTGCAGCGGGAGCAGTCGCTACACTCCTTCCACACACTCTTTTGCAGACGTTGCTTCAAATACGACTGCTTCCTTCACC CTTTTCATGCCTCACCCAATGTTTACAAGAGGAAGAATAAGGAGATCCGAATTGAGACTGAACCATGTGGTGTGGACTGCTTCATGTTACAG AAAGGGGCTAAAGAATTTGTGGATCAGAATATGTTGCGATCACAGAGGTCTCGGAAGCGGCGGAGGCAGCAGCGTGCCACCAACTCCAGCTGTCCTGGGCCGTCTGGGTCTGCTGAAGAAAGCAAAGAGGCCGAAAGTGACCATGAGACCACCTCCTCCTCAG tgtgtgtctgtatgtgtatgcatgatACAGAAGGGAATTCGCGATGCCAGACTCCCACTAAGCTACGTCCAGGGGATGATGATGGGGAGCAGCAGGCGTGCTGTGTGGTCCAGTGGAGCGGGGCGGAGGAGTCACTGTTCAGGGTGCTGCACGGCACATACTTCAACAACTTCTGCTCCATTGCTCGACTCATCGGTACAAAGAACTGCAAAGAG GTCTACGAGTTTGCAGTGAAAGAGGTCCTGATCCATCGTGTACCTATAGAAGATGGAGGCATCTCTCcccaaaagaagaaaaggaaacacaG GTTATGGGCAAAGATTCAGCTAAAGAAAG ATAACTCATCCAATCAGGTGTACAACTACCAGCCATGTGACCACCCTGACCACCCATGCGACAGCTCCTGCCCGTGTGTGATAACCCAGAATTTCTGTGAGAAGTTCTGCCAGTGCGAGCACGAGT GCCAGAACCGATTCCCAGGCTGCAGGTGTAAGACACAGTGTAACACTAAACAGTGTCCCTGCTACCTGGCCGTGAGGGAGTGTGACCCAGATCTGTGCATGACCTGCGGTGCTGCAGAACACTGGGACACCTCGGTGGTCTCATGCAAGAACTGCAGCATCCAGAGAGGCCTAAAAAAG CACCTGCTGTTGGCACCATCAGATGTCGCCGGGTGGGGCACCTTCATCAAAGAGTCTGTTCAGAAGAATGAGTTCATCTCAGAGTATTGCGGAGAG CTGATCTCTCAGGATGAGGCGGACAGACGTGGCAGAATCTATGACAAATATATGTCTAGCTTCCTTTTCAACTTGAACAATG ACTTTGTTGTGGATGCTACACGAAAAGGGAACAAAATTCGCTTTGCAAATCATTCAGTTAATCCCAACTGTTACGCAAAAG TGGTGATGGTGAATGGAGACCACCGTATTGGAATTTTTGCCAAACGAGCAATCCTGCAAGGAGAGGAGCTTTTCTTCGACTACAG ATACAGCCAAGCCGATGCCCTCAAATATGTGGGGATAGAGAGGGAGGTAGACATGACTTAG
- the ezh1 gene encoding histone-lysine N-methyltransferase EZH1 isoform X3, whose amino-acid sequence MEETAAETAASTTGATPPTPRPQPSSYAPSRSLLEWRRRVKSEYMRLRQLKRLKKAEEVKTLFMSNRQKIEQQTNLLNEDWSNLRIQSIPLSTSSGAAANKKMCTVEFGFPGFKAQAIATRSLSTVAGIPFMYSWSPLQHNFMVEDETFLHNIPYMGDEVLEQDEAFLEELIDNYDGVHGDREGGFISDEIFKQLVEALSQYSDHEEEDEEEAVAVAVTEAAGKKEEERAMRRSSVEGSEETKAGTVAFIRRKRRNTTEARDLTGSKKIPNDTIFTAIASMFPYKGTMEELKEKYKDLLEPPSPIKLPPLCTPNLDGPFAKSVQREQSLHSFHTLFCRRCFKYDCFLHPFHASPNVYKRKNKEIRIETEPCGVDCFMLQKGAKEFVDQNMLRSQRSRKRRRQQRATNSSCPGPSGSAEESKEAESDHETTSSSVCVCMCMHDTEGNSRCQTPTKLRPGDDDGEQQACCVVQWSGAEESLFRVLHGTYFNNFCSIARLIGTKNCKEVYEFAVKEVLIHRVPIEDGGISPQKKKRKHRLWAKIQLKKDNSSNQVYNYQPCDHPDHPCDSSCPCVITQNFCEKFCQCEHECQNRFPGCRCKTQCNTKQCPCYLAVRECDPDLCMTCGAAEHWDTSVVSCKNCSIQRGLKKHLLLAPSDVAGWGTFIKESVQKNEFISEYCGELISQDEADRRGRIYDKYMSSFLFNLNNDFVVDATRKGNKIRFANHSVNPNCYAKVVMVNGDHRIGIFAKRAILQGEELFFDYR is encoded by the exons ATGGAGGAAACAGCTGCTGAAACGGCAGCCTCTACCACTGGTGCCACCCCACCAACCCCAAGACCTCAGCCTTCCTCCTATGCACCCTCCCGCAGTCTGCTGGAGTGGAGACGGAGGGTCAAATCTGAGTATATGCGCCTTCGCCAGTTAAAACGCCTTAAAAAAGCAGAGGAGGTCAAG ACCCTGTTTATGTCCAACAGGCAAAAGATTGAGCAACAGACAAATCTCCTGAATGAAGATTGGTCCAACCTCAGGATTCAGTCCATCCCTTTGTCAACTTCAAGTGGAGCTGCGGCCAACAAGAag ATGTGTACAGTGGAGTTTGGCTTCCCAGGATTCAAAGCTCAAGCCATTGCCACGAGATCATTGTCAACAGTGGCAGGAATCCCCTTTATGTACTCCTGGTCACCTCTGCAGCACAACTTCATG gTAGAGGATGAGACGTTCCTTCACAACATTCCATACATGGGTGATGAGGTGCTGGAGCAGGACGAGGCCTTCCTGGAGGAACTCATTGACAACTATGATGGTGTCCATGGTGACAGAG AGGGGGGTTTTATCAGCGACGAGATCTTTAAACAGCTGGTGGAGGCCTTGAGCCAGTACTCTGACCAtgaggaagaggacgaggaggaagcAGTGGCGGTGGCGGTGACAGAGGCGgcgggaaagaaggaggaagagagagcgatGAGGAGGAGTTCAGTGGAGGGTTCAGAAGAGACTAAAGCTGGGACTGTGGCGTTCAtcagaaggaagaggaggaacacTACTGAGG CGAGGGACCTGACCGGCAGCAAGAAGATCCCCAATGATACGATATTTACAGCCATCGCCTCAATGTTCCCTTACAAGGGCACCATGGAGGAGCTGAAGGAAAA GTACAAGGACCTCCTGGAGCCCCCTAGCCCAATCAAGCTGCCCCCCCTCTGCACCCCCAACCTAGATGGACCCTTTGCTAAGTCTGTGCAGCGGGAGCAGTCGCTACACTCCTTCCACACACTCTTTTGCAGACGTTGCTTCAAATACGACTGCTTCCTTCACC CTTTTCATGCCTCACCCAATGTTTACAAGAGGAAGAATAAGGAGATCCGAATTGAGACTGAACCATGTGGTGTGGACTGCTTCATGTTACAG AAAGGGGCTAAAGAATTTGTGGATCAGAATATGTTGCGATCACAGAGGTCTCGGAAGCGGCGGAGGCAGCAGCGTGCCACCAACTCCAGCTGTCCTGGGCCGTCTGGGTCTGCTGAAGAAAGCAAAGAGGCCGAAAGTGACCATGAGACCACCTCCTCCTCAG tgtgtgtctgtatgtgtatgcatgatACAGAAGGGAATTCGCGATGCCAGACTCCCACTAAGCTACGTCCAGGGGATGATGATGGGGAGCAGCAGGCGTGCTGTGTGGTCCAGTGGAGCGGGGCGGAGGAGTCACTGTTCAGGGTGCTGCACGGCACATACTTCAACAACTTCTGCTCCATTGCTCGACTCATCGGTACAAAGAACTGCAAAGAG GTCTACGAGTTTGCAGTGAAAGAGGTCCTGATCCATCGTGTACCTATAGAAGATGGAGGCATCTCTCcccaaaagaagaaaaggaaacacaG GTTATGGGCAAAGATTCAGCTAAAGAAAG ATAACTCATCCAATCAGGTGTACAACTACCAGCCATGTGACCACCCTGACCACCCATGCGACAGCTCCTGCCCGTGTGTGATAACCCAGAATTTCTGTGAGAAGTTCTGCCAGTGCGAGCACGAGT GCCAGAACCGATTCCCAGGCTGCAGGTGTAAGACACAGTGTAACACTAAACAGTGTCCCTGCTACCTGGCCGTGAGGGAGTGTGACCCAGATCTGTGCATGACCTGCGGTGCTGCAGAACACTGGGACACCTCGGTGGTCTCATGCAAGAACTGCAGCATCCAGAGAGGCCTAAAAAAG CACCTGCTGTTGGCACCATCAGATGTCGCCGGGTGGGGCACCTTCATCAAAGAGTCTGTTCAGAAGAATGAGTTCATCTCAGAGTATTGCGGAGAG CTGATCTCTCAGGATGAGGCGGACAGACGTGGCAGAATCTATGACAAATATATGTCTAGCTTCCTTTTCAACTTGAACAATG ACTTTGTTGTGGATGCTACACGAAAAGGGAACAAAATTCGCTTTGCAAATCATTCAGTTAATCCCAACTGTTACGCAAAAG TGGTGATGGTGAATGGAGACCACCGTATTGGAATTTTTGCCAAACGAGCAATCCTGCAAGGAGAGGAGCTTTTCTTCGACTACAGGTAG
- the ezh1 gene encoding histone-lysine N-methyltransferase EZH1 isoform X2, with protein sequence MEETAAETAASTTGATPPTPRPQPSSYAPSRSLLEWRRRVKSEYMRLRQLKRLKKAEEVKTLFMSNRQKIEQQTNLLNEDWSNLRIQSIPLSTSSGAAANKKMCTVEFGFPGFKAQAIATRSLSTVAGIPFMYSWSPLQHNFMVEDETFLHNIPYMGDEVLEQDEAFLEELIDNYDGVHGDREGGFISDEIFKQLVEALSQYSDHEEEDEEEAVAVAVTEAAGKKEEERAMRRSSVEGSEETKAGTVAFIRRKRRNTTEARDLTGSKKIPNDTIFTAIASMFPYKGTMEELKEKYKDLLEPPSPIKLPPLCTPNLDGPFAKSVQREQSLHSFHTLFCRRCFKYDCFLHPFHASPNVYKRKNKEIRIETEPCGVDCFMLQKGAKEFVDQNMLRSQRSRKRRRQQRATNSSCPGPSGSAEESKEAESDHETTSSSEGNSRCQTPTKLRPGDDDGEQQACCVVQWSGAEESLFRVLHGTYFNNFCSIARLIGTKNCKEVYEFAVKEVLIHRVPIEDGGISPQKKKRKHRLWAKIQLKKDNSSNQVYNYQPCDHPDHPCDSSCPCVITQNFCEKFCQCEHECQNRFPGCRCKTQCNTKQCPCYLAVRECDPDLCMTCGAAEHWDTSVVSCKNCSIQRGLKKHLLLAPSDVAGWGTFIKESVQKNEFISEYCGELISQDEADRRGRIYDKYMSSFLFNLNNDFVVDATRKGNKIRFANHSVNPNCYAKVVMVNGDHRIGIFAKRAILQGEELFFDYRYSQADALKYVGIEREVDMT encoded by the exons ATGGAGGAAACAGCTGCTGAAACGGCAGCCTCTACCACTGGTGCCACCCCACCAACCCCAAGACCTCAGCCTTCCTCCTATGCACCCTCCCGCAGTCTGCTGGAGTGGAGACGGAGGGTCAAATCTGAGTATATGCGCCTTCGCCAGTTAAAACGCCTTAAAAAAGCAGAGGAGGTCAAG ACCCTGTTTATGTCCAACAGGCAAAAGATTGAGCAACAGACAAATCTCCTGAATGAAGATTGGTCCAACCTCAGGATTCAGTCCATCCCTTTGTCAACTTCAAGTGGAGCTGCGGCCAACAAGAag ATGTGTACAGTGGAGTTTGGCTTCCCAGGATTCAAAGCTCAAGCCATTGCCACGAGATCATTGTCAACAGTGGCAGGAATCCCCTTTATGTACTCCTGGTCACCTCTGCAGCACAACTTCATG gTAGAGGATGAGACGTTCCTTCACAACATTCCATACATGGGTGATGAGGTGCTGGAGCAGGACGAGGCCTTCCTGGAGGAACTCATTGACAACTATGATGGTGTCCATGGTGACAGAG AGGGGGGTTTTATCAGCGACGAGATCTTTAAACAGCTGGTGGAGGCCTTGAGCCAGTACTCTGACCAtgaggaagaggacgaggaggaagcAGTGGCGGTGGCGGTGACAGAGGCGgcgggaaagaaggaggaagagagagcgatGAGGAGGAGTTCAGTGGAGGGTTCAGAAGAGACTAAAGCTGGGACTGTGGCGTTCAtcagaaggaagaggaggaacacTACTGAGG CGAGGGACCTGACCGGCAGCAAGAAGATCCCCAATGATACGATATTTACAGCCATCGCCTCAATGTTCCCTTACAAGGGCACCATGGAGGAGCTGAAGGAAAA GTACAAGGACCTCCTGGAGCCCCCTAGCCCAATCAAGCTGCCCCCCCTCTGCACCCCCAACCTAGATGGACCCTTTGCTAAGTCTGTGCAGCGGGAGCAGTCGCTACACTCCTTCCACACACTCTTTTGCAGACGTTGCTTCAAATACGACTGCTTCCTTCACC CTTTTCATGCCTCACCCAATGTTTACAAGAGGAAGAATAAGGAGATCCGAATTGAGACTGAACCATGTGGTGTGGACTGCTTCATGTTACAG AAAGGGGCTAAAGAATTTGTGGATCAGAATATGTTGCGATCACAGAGGTCTCGGAAGCGGCGGAGGCAGCAGCGTGCCACCAACTCCAGCTGTCCTGGGCCGTCTGGGTCTGCTGAAGAAAGCAAAGAGGCCGAAAGTGACCATGAGACCACCTCCTCCTCAG AAGGGAATTCGCGATGCCAGACTCCCACTAAGCTACGTCCAGGGGATGATGATGGGGAGCAGCAGGCGTGCTGTGTGGTCCAGTGGAGCGGGGCGGAGGAGTCACTGTTCAGGGTGCTGCACGGCACATACTTCAACAACTTCTGCTCCATTGCTCGACTCATCGGTACAAAGAACTGCAAAGAG GTCTACGAGTTTGCAGTGAAAGAGGTCCTGATCCATCGTGTACCTATAGAAGATGGAGGCATCTCTCcccaaaagaagaaaaggaaacacaG GTTATGGGCAAAGATTCAGCTAAAGAAAG ATAACTCATCCAATCAGGTGTACAACTACCAGCCATGTGACCACCCTGACCACCCATGCGACAGCTCCTGCCCGTGTGTGATAACCCAGAATTTCTGTGAGAAGTTCTGCCAGTGCGAGCACGAGT GCCAGAACCGATTCCCAGGCTGCAGGTGTAAGACACAGTGTAACACTAAACAGTGTCCCTGCTACCTGGCCGTGAGGGAGTGTGACCCAGATCTGTGCATGACCTGCGGTGCTGCAGAACACTGGGACACCTCGGTGGTCTCATGCAAGAACTGCAGCATCCAGAGAGGCCTAAAAAAG CACCTGCTGTTGGCACCATCAGATGTCGCCGGGTGGGGCACCTTCATCAAAGAGTCTGTTCAGAAGAATGAGTTCATCTCAGAGTATTGCGGAGAG CTGATCTCTCAGGATGAGGCGGACAGACGTGGCAGAATCTATGACAAATATATGTCTAGCTTCCTTTTCAACTTGAACAATG ACTTTGTTGTGGATGCTACACGAAAAGGGAACAAAATTCGCTTTGCAAATCATTCAGTTAATCCCAACTGTTACGCAAAAG TGGTGATGGTGAATGGAGACCACCGTATTGGAATTTTTGCCAAACGAGCAATCCTGCAAGGAGAGGAGCTTTTCTTCGACTACAG ATACAGCCAAGCCGATGCCCTCAAATATGTGGGGATAGAGAGGGAGGTAGACATGACTTAG